The sequence below is a genomic window from Anaerocolumna chitinilytica.
GTAACTTGAGATACCCGTTGTATAATTCCTTTACAAGTCTCCTATAATTCTTTCTTGCCCATTTAGTTACATACTTTGAAACATAGCTATTGTTTGAATAATAAGACGGGGGTATATACCCATAAGGAATGTAATATTAATTATCATAACTATTTTAATTTTTAATTGGATAATTTAAAGCATAACGCAGGTATCAATTTTAATTCACAATGGATTTCATATTCGTTATGTTAGAAAGAGTGCAGTTTTATTTTAAAACTGCCCTTAACCATGCATTGAACTCATCAATGCGTAATTTATCTTTTATTTCTGCTTTAACTTTATTTTTACAATGAGGACAGTAATTCCAATTGGTTTTTATTTCTTGTCCGCAGTAGTTGCATACAATGGAGACAACCGGAGTTTTACAGTAAGGACAGATATTCCAATCATATTCTAAATTCTGCCCGCAGTTTTTGCAGGCACTTATTAAAACAATCTTGTTATCTTTCTCATAGTTCATATGATTACACCCCCTATATTCATATACCAAATAATACACGATATTATATGTTCTTGTCAAAAGCGAAAAATAGCAGGTTATACGTGATTTTGTTGGAAATTAGCTGTATTGAAAAAAATTAAAACTAGCTTTATAAATTACAATATATGTAAAATAAATCTTGAATTTGTAAGATAGACAAGATATAATAATTCTACATAAAGATCGGTTATCGTAATACATTAACCGGGTTGATATAGGGAAATTACGCTTTTCGTGATATGAAATATAAGAGTATTTCCCATGCATATACTATACTTAACGGTACAAGGGGGATATACATGAAGAACAATATTTTAACTGTCGGTGCGGATATGGGAAATGATGCCTTTAAAATCATCGGTCCAACAAAAAGAGAATTATTTATCATGAACATTCTGGCACCATGGCATGAAAGAAGGATTGTAAATGAAGATACCAGGTTTCCTTTAAATTTGCTTGAAGTTGAAGTGATTAGTAATAATCAGAATTTTGGTAAATATTTTGTTGGAGGTATGGCTTATAATTTTAACAGGGGCATATTAAAGGAACGTTCAGTTGCCGACCGTCATAATGGTAAAGCTAACGATTCTGAAACTATGATTGTATTATTAACCTCAATCGCCTTGTCTTTATTAAAACCCAATGTTAGGATTATCAAAGAAAAAGTTATTTTAGGTACCATGCTGCCTACGGAAGAGTACTTTAAAAATCAGAAAGAAAATGTTACAGTATTGGAAGAAAAGCTGAAAGGTACTCACCGCGTAAGATTTTTAAATCCTGTTTTTAACGGAGTGGAAGTTGAATTTGAAATCCTGGGTGTTAATACGCAGCCGGAAGGTTTATGCGCTATGAATGCCATTATGTATGACGATGATGGGAACCTATTGGCAGAATATGAAAACAATTATTCGGAGCGTACCATTCTCGGTTTTGATATCGGTGCATTGACTTCGGATGTTACAGTTGTCCATAATTTTGAGCTGCGGACCTTTTTTGGTATTGATAAGGGAACCATTGATCCGTTAAACAGAATTATAGATTATATTAAAACTGATTACAAAGTAACCGTACCAAGACATAAGCTTGATAATGCTATCACCAGGAGAGAGAAACTTCTTATTTACGGAGAAGAAATCCCTAATTTACATAATATCTGCAAAGAATATATTGATTATGAAGCCAGACAGTTGGTCGATGAATTTACTTCCAAAGCTGCGGCGGCGGGTATACAGCTTCCGGACATCGGACTTATCATTTTATGCGGAGGAGGTTCCCTGTTATTTAAAGAAGTGGTTAAGAAGAACCTAAATAGAATTCCTATGATATTTAGCGAAAATGCCATAATGCTCAATGCAATCGGTGCCTGGAAAAATGCAAACCGATTAAAGAACGATTTACAGGAAGAATCCGCTTTGGATTATACGGCGGCCACCCGAATTTAGAAAGGATGATTTTTCTATGTACAATATACCAAAACATATATTTTCGATAAGTCTTCCTTCCGAAACATCAAAGGAGATTACGGAATGGTTTGAAGTCATGGAAAGCAGGAACCAACTTTCTGATGAATTAATAGGGCTGGTTCATAACCATATCATGACTGGGAACTATCAAAACAAAACCATGAACGAAAACCACGTACAGAGTGACCCGTTAAAGTTAAGTGACAAAAAGGTAGAAATACAGGACGACTTCCTGGACAAACTGTATAATTGGCAGGATTCAAACAGTGCCGTATTTAAAGAGGATAAAATAGAAAAAAAGGAAAAGAAAAAAATGTTAAGTATATAAAAAATTTAAGGACAGTCTTCGGAACTTTGTAGTTTCTAAGACTGTCCTTTTTTTATTAGGTACAAATAAACATAATTTTAATCTACATATAAGTTACACATACTCATATTATTATAAACTAATGATTCATATGGTAAATAAGACCATAATACGAACAGGAAGTTATCTGAATGGGATTTCGAAAGAAAATATTGATAGGTTTGTCTGCTGTGATGGTTATTATGGTGTTTCTTGGAGGAATCGGTCTCAATGAAATGAATAAGACACCTTCGGGTGTCTATTTTATAACTGTTCAAAATTCTACAGCCAGCTGTAATTTTTAGTACATATTAATTTAAAAAAATGACTTTAAGTTTGAAAAATGAAGAATACGCTAAAGATTCCGTTTTGGCATACTTATTGCTATATCTATTGGTAAGGGATAGAAATTAATATTTGTAAACCCCTTGTAACATAATTACACTATAAAGGAGGAAATAGTATGTATTCAAGCGGAAGTCTTGGGAGCGGATTAGGTTTCATATCCGTAGGATTAGTTTTTTTCATTAAGCTGTTGGTTGTTGTCTTTATATTATCCTTAATAATTGGGTTAGTTATTGTAGCAAAGAATTTTATTTTCAATGCGCAGGATATAGCGGCATTTAAAAGTGTTTTTGTTCCGGTAGCAAGAGAGAAAAAGACCTGCAGTGTATGTGGTAAGACATTAGAGAATGAGTGGAAAGTTTGCCCTTACTGTGCAGAATCAGAAAAGTTGGATTAAGAGAGGTAACATCAAAATGGTATGCAAATTTCAATGAATAATAGTGGCAATAGCACATACATGCAGGGAAATATGGGCATGCCAAGTAATAGTTCAGGTATGGGCATGATGGACAATATGAATAACAACCAGAAAAGTATGGGTATGCACTAAGGAATACCCAAATACCGACTTTAACAGGGGCGAACCAGGTGAGTATGAAAATACAAACTTAGGTTAGCTCCTATTGGAGCTTATAAATTTATAAGAAGGAAGATTGTATGAAAGGGGGACTTAATTATGAATAAAGCAATAGGGATTTTATCGATCCTTGCATTTATTGTTGTAGTCTTATCTGCTATAACCTGGAATCATAATAGAAGCATGGAATTACAAAATAATAAAAATTTAGCTGAAGCCCAGGAAGAAACAGAGGTAACTGAAACAGTTTCTGACAAGGAGGAATCCCAGACAATAAAAAAAGAAGAACAGACTGTGGATACGGAAGAACCCCAAGAAGAACAAAATGTCAAGGATTTTAATCTTATTGCAAAGGAAACACAAACTCAAATTGCACCGGGTGTAACATTGCCTGTCTGGACTTACGGAGGTACTATCCCGGGCACAGAAATCAGGGTAACCGAGGGTGATTATGTTAAGGTTCATGTAACAAACCAGTTGGACGTACCCATAACTATCCATTGGCATGGATATCCGGTAACTTCGGATATGGATGGAGTTCCAGGCTTTACACAGGATGCTATATTACCAGGACAGAGCTATACTTATGAATTTAAAGCCGATGTGCCGGGAACTTACTGGTACCATTCGCATCAGGAAAGCTCAAAGCAGGTTGATAAGGGGCTGTACGGAGCCCTTGTTGTATTGCCGAAAGATAAATTAGAAGCTGATGAAGATTATACTTTAATACTTGATGAGTGGGCAGAAAACGGTGAGGGAGAGATGACCATGTCCTCAGAAAGCTCGGATATGCAGGGTATGGGAAATGAGATGGATACTTCATCACAGAGTAATGGAGATATGGATAGCAAAGATTTGGAGCTACAAGAAGAGCAGATGATGAAGGAACTGTATAATATATATACAGTTAATGGTAAATCAGGTGATTTGATAGAGCCACTTGCAGTCAAGAAAGGGGATACTGTAAGATTACGTTTCATTAATGCTGGATACCGTTCACATGGTATACATATTCCGGGACAGAATTTTAAGGTGGTCAGTTTAGATGGT
It includes:
- a CDS encoding zinc ribbon domain-containing protein codes for the protein MNYEKDNKIVLISACKNCGQNLEYDWNICPYCKTPVVSIVCNYCGQEIKTNWNYCPHCKNKVKAEIKDKLRIDEFNAWLRAVLK
- a CDS encoding ParM/StbA family protein: MKNNILTVGADMGNDAFKIIGPTKRELFIMNILAPWHERRIVNEDTRFPLNLLEVEVISNNQNFGKYFVGGMAYNFNRGILKERSVADRHNGKANDSETMIVLLTSIALSLLKPNVRIIKEKVILGTMLPTEEYFKNQKENVTVLEEKLKGTHRVRFLNPVFNGVEVEFEILGVNTQPEGLCAMNAIMYDDDGNLLAEYENNYSERTILGFDIGALTSDVTVVHNFELRTFFGIDKGTIDPLNRIIDYIKTDYKVTVPRHKLDNAITRREKLLIYGEEIPNLHNICKEYIDYEARQLVDEFTSKAAAAGIQLPDIGLIILCGGGSLLFKEVVKKNLNRIPMIFSENAIMLNAIGAWKNANRLKNDLQEESALDYTAATRI
- a CDS encoding multicopper oxidase family protein is translated as MNKAIGILSILAFIVVVLSAITWNHNRSMELQNNKNLAEAQEETEVTETVSDKEESQTIKKEEQTVDTEEPQEEQNVKDFNLIAKETQTQIAPGVTLPVWTYGGTIPGTEIRVTEGDYVKVHVTNQLDVPITIHWHGYPVTSDMDGVPGFTQDAILPGQSYTYEFKADVPGTYWYHSHQESSKQVDKGLYGALVVLPKDKLEADEDYTLILDEWAENGEGEMTMSSESSDMQGMGNEMDTSSQSNGDMDSKDLELQEEQMMKELYNIYTVNGKSGDLIEPLAVKKGDTVRLRFINAGYRSHGIHIPGQNFKVVSLDGQDIKGAEEIKDQIILIAPGERYDIEFTVNTDEDFIIDFHDDNLYNEQLKIPVKVSGGNGILAEEDSEKELPYFDFMNYGTYSTGEFTMNQRYDIDENIELNADSKDGTLIYTINGKTYQELSPITVKTGDTVKIIYENKGKVDHPIHLHGHFFQVLSKNDTPYMGAPIMKDTLLIKPGEKYVIAFKADNPGNWIYHCHELHHAAAGMMQKVIYSDYKSSYIPDPNNQANKPE